AGAGTCCTCTTGTGGCTGCAGAAAGCCGACGAATTGAAGCCCGTCATCTCACCCATTTTGCGGAAGTACGAGGTTCCTTCGGAATTTATCTTTCTCGCGGCTATCGAAAGCAGTTACAACGGACGCGCTATGTCTTCTGCAGGCGCTTACGGGTTTTGGCAATTCATAAAGTCCACAGCGATGTGCGGTCCTTCCGGCTGCGATCAGTATGATTGGAAGATGCACATTAACCACTGGAAAGACGATCGCGGGGATCTTGTTATCTCCACGAATTCCGCAGCCAAGTACCTTGCCTGGATGTATCGGGTAAAGAAGGTCACTTTAGGAGATAAGCCCGAGCAGGAGGGATTCCGTGACTGGTTTCTCACTGCCGCCGCTTACAATGCCGGTCCCGGAAGAGTAACTCAAAGGCTGAATGGTTTCGGCTCCGTGTCGTACTGGGACATTCCGCTCCCCATTGAAACGGAACGGTATGTTCCCCGATGGATAGCGGTGGGCCTGATTCACAAGTACCGTGATTACTACGGCGTGCAGATTCCGAATTCTCGCACGATTGCATTCGATACGATTGATAAGATACGCCTGCAAAAAGATCTGCCATTTGCCTCAATGGCAAAACTGCTGAACTCCACTCCACGAGGTGTGTGGACCCTGAACAGCCACATTCCCCCGGAAAAAGCTGTTTTCCCGGCGCGGTCCGGAAAGACTCTCATCGAGCATTGCATTCATGTTCCCAAAGGTTCACGTCAGAAATTTCTCGCTCAACTGGCTGCTCACGGATACACCAAGAATGTGAAGGAACCGCCCGCTCCAAAGGCAAAAAGCCAACCGACCAAGAATGCCTTTAAACCGGGAGTAGCGAAGTTGGGGAAGGAATGACCTTTGGAATCCGTGAACGTCAAGACTGCCGTCACTCTCATTTGCCTGGGGTTCATCCTTGTTGCCGTAAGCCTCCCTCTCTACCTGGGCAAAATAAAGATGAACTACTTGTACGGATTTCGCATTCGGAAGGCTTTTGAATCTGAGAAGAATTGGTACCTGATCAATCAGTACGGGGCAAAGGCAATGATGGCCTGGTCTGTGGTTCTCGTGATTGTCGGGATCGCTTGCCTCTACATCGAATCCCAATGGGTGCTCGTAGTTGCCAACATTTGTTTCTTGTCAATATTGATACCGATCATGCAGACTGTGTGGTACGCCAAGAAAATCTGAATAATTCGAGTGAGTGATTTATCTATGGTAACGCGCAGTTAGACTGATTGCCAAAAATTCTGACGGTTATATCTCACGGTCCAATTCAAGATGTCAGTGAGGACCGGCGTCCCGAAGCTATCTCAAGACTCATGAATGACAAAACATCGTGCCACTATTTGGAATGAACGACTTTTATAGCGGTTATCGAAAGTCTTGACGGAATCCAATGCCTGCAATTGGAAGAATCAGTAGCGCCGGCGTCTCTGCCGGCGATAACTGTAGGATTTATTTGGTGAATTGGTCACCGGCACGGAGGCCGGCGCTACCAATTGCTGGGAGCTGTTCTTCACAATCCGTGATTACTTTCGAGAATCGGTATAAGACAGTCTCTCCCTGCCAATCCATCGTATTGATATTATTTATTATATTGAGAATGTGCGGCTCGGAAGCCGGCACCCACCAGTACTCTTATCCTCAATCGGACATTATTTCAGCAATTGCTGTATCTATTGCGATTTCACAAACAACGGCCTCAATTCGGTCCGGCTAGTCTTTCACATACACAATCAGCAGAGAAGCCGTCTGCGAAGATCTGTTGGCAAGATGTGCGGCAGCTTCGGGCGACAGATACAGGCTGTCTCCTTGTTTTAAGAAATACGTGTTCTTGCCGGTTCCGGCTTCCA
The sequence above is a segment of the Desulfomonile tiedjei DSM 6799 genome. Coding sequences within it:
- a CDS encoding lytic transglycosylase domain-containing protein codes for the protein MIQSFSRVFLTACLAVFLFCSAITQASACPSAHMASIEDGFRYGFPPQITKGFNFAGQHVSLDRHDIRYRILKELNYLLQDRRSRVLLWLQKADELKPVISPILRKYEVPSEFIFLAAIESSYNGRAMSSAGAYGFWQFIKSTAMCGPSGCDQYDWKMHINHWKDDRGDLVISTNSAAKYLAWMYRVKKVTLGDKPEQEGFRDWFLTAAAYNAGPGRVTQRLNGFGSVSYWDIPLPIETERYVPRWIAVGLIHKYRDYYGVQIPNSRTIAFDTIDKIRLQKDLPFASMAKLLNSTPRGVWTLNSHIPPEKAVFPARSGKTLIEHCIHVPKGSRQKFLAQLAAHGYTKNVKEPPAPKAKSQPTKNAFKPGVAKLGKE
- a CDS encoding SdpI family protein, with amino-acid sequence MNVKTAVTLICLGFILVAVSLPLYLGKIKMNYLYGFRIRKAFESEKNWYLINQYGAKAMMAWSVVLVIVGIACLYIESQWVLVVANICFLSILIPIMQTVWYAKKI